One Kribbella sp. NBC_00662 genomic region harbors:
- a CDS encoding serine protease, whose protein sequence is MKLFRSVLAVTAVATTTLFGTASAQAAAPGTDFSGIAALSNCSASLVRYAESVSTDKALVLTNGHCYEGGFLQPGQVLVNKASTRSITLLKPDSSRAGTVRADKILFGTMTRTDMIVYEVNETYASIKSRLNVTPLTLAKQGPADGAGMAVVSGYWKRIYTCSVQATIPQLREGDWTWQNSIKYQQPGCETIGGTSGSPVVSTTTGEMIGINNTGNEDGERCTVNNPCEVDADGNVTVDQGAAYGQQTWWLYTCLTANRTIDLNKSGCELPKPARRH, encoded by the coding sequence ATGAAACTGTTCCGCTCAGTCCTGGCCGTCACAGCGGTCGCGACCACCACCCTGTTCGGTACGGCCTCCGCACAAGCCGCGGCGCCCGGCACCGACTTCTCCGGCATCGCCGCGTTGAGCAACTGCTCGGCATCCCTCGTCCGGTACGCCGAATCCGTCAGCACCGACAAGGCGCTCGTACTCACCAACGGGCACTGCTACGAGGGCGGGTTCCTGCAGCCCGGCCAGGTGCTGGTGAACAAGGCGTCGACGCGTTCGATCACGCTGCTCAAGCCGGACTCCAGCCGGGCCGGTACGGTCCGCGCCGACAAGATCCTGTTCGGCACGATGACCAGGACCGACATGATCGTCTACGAGGTCAACGAGACATACGCGTCGATCAAGAGCCGGCTGAACGTCACCCCGCTCACGCTGGCCAAGCAAGGTCCGGCCGACGGCGCCGGCATGGCGGTCGTGTCCGGCTACTGGAAGCGCATCTACACCTGTTCTGTACAGGCGACGATCCCGCAGCTGCGCGAGGGCGACTGGACCTGGCAGAACTCGATCAAGTACCAGCAGCCCGGTTGCGAGACGATCGGCGGTACGTCGGGATCGCCCGTCGTCAGCACCACGACCGGCGAGATGATCGGCATCAACAACACCGGTAACGAGGACGGCGAGCGCTGCACGGTGAACAACCCGTGCGAGGTCGACGCCGACGGCAACGTCACGGTCGACCAGGGTGCGGCGTACGGCCAGCAGACCTGGTGGCTCTACACCTGCCTGACCGCGAACCGCACGATCGACCTGAACAAGTCCGGCTGCGAACTCCCGAAGCCGGCCCGCCGTCACTGA
- a CDS encoding spermidine synthase encodes MAVDSSTDHVTSTNWPSPFGVRTRLVAASALMLFTELALIRWTGSNVVHLSYFSNFVLLGSFLGIGIGVLRSGRAKRLPYYSPIMLGLLVLVIAWKPVTVNRGSSSSVIYFTSLNTTGPPVWVILPVVFIAAAVVLAGPAELVGRCFAELPRLTAYRFDLIGSLAGIVTFTALSFLGAPPIWWGLIVTIMFGLLMIPRTAASGRRAVAMGLSAAMVLAPLLVMLGVLFHESTRSDNSWSPYYKVQTKQYTWEGVPLLTITVNGVPHQQAIPADARLQWEPQYGLPYERANVGKTPKNVLIIGAGSGSDVAIALKKGATHVDAVEIDPRIRDLGKALHPDRPYQDPRVTSHIDDGRAYLSRTNKKYDLILLALPDSLTLVNGASSLRLESYLFTKQAFESARDHLNPGGAFAMYNYYRETWLIDRLASTAQQAFGHKPCVDKIGDGLQQAVVTVGLTEQDQTCAAEWPGPAAITPPPATDNRPFLYLFTDRIPGLYLVTLGLILVAGLVGVGIAGGGSSYRRMRPYADLFLLGAGFMLLETKSITGFALLFGTTWVVNAIVFAGVLVAVLAAVEVTRRFKTPPIKVMFAVLFGGLALSWVFPDSWLLSMPVGLRVIVAVLIAFTPIFAANVIFAKRFTDTADGTASFGANLLGAMLGGCLEYAALIIGFHGLLIIAALLYAGAFLLTPKARSLAR; translated from the coding sequence ATGGCAGTCGACTCCTCCACTGACCACGTCACGTCCACCAATTGGCCGAGCCCGTTCGGAGTACGGACGCGGCTGGTTGCGGCCAGTGCGTTGATGCTCTTCACCGAACTCGCGCTGATCAGGTGGACCGGTTCGAACGTGGTCCACCTGAGCTACTTCTCGAACTTCGTGCTGCTCGGTTCGTTCCTCGGTATCGGGATCGGCGTACTGCGATCCGGCCGCGCGAAGCGGCTGCCGTACTACTCGCCGATCATGCTCGGCCTGCTGGTCCTGGTGATCGCCTGGAAGCCGGTGACGGTCAACCGGGGCAGTTCGTCGAGTGTCATCTACTTCACCAGCCTGAACACCACCGGCCCGCCGGTCTGGGTGATCCTGCCGGTCGTCTTCATCGCGGCCGCGGTGGTGCTGGCCGGTCCGGCCGAGTTGGTCGGTCGCTGCTTCGCCGAGCTGCCGCGGCTGACGGCGTACCGGTTCGACCTGATCGGCAGCCTGGCCGGGATCGTGACGTTCACCGCGCTGTCGTTCCTCGGTGCGCCGCCGATCTGGTGGGGGCTCATCGTCACGATCATGTTCGGGTTGCTGATGATCCCGCGAACGGCCGCGTCCGGTCGCCGGGCCGTGGCGATGGGGTTGAGCGCCGCGATGGTGCTCGCGCCGTTGCTGGTGATGCTCGGGGTGCTGTTCCACGAGTCGACCCGGTCGGACAACAGTTGGTCGCCGTACTACAAGGTGCAGACGAAGCAGTACACGTGGGAGGGCGTGCCGCTGCTGACGATCACGGTGAACGGCGTACCGCATCAGCAGGCGATCCCCGCGGACGCACGGTTGCAGTGGGAGCCGCAGTACGGGCTGCCGTACGAGCGGGCGAACGTCGGCAAGACGCCGAAGAACGTGCTGATCATCGGCGCCGGCTCCGGGTCGGATGTGGCGATCGCGTTGAAGAAGGGCGCGACGCATGTCGACGCGGTCGAGATCGACCCGCGGATCCGCGACCTCGGCAAGGCGCTGCACCCGGATCGCCCGTACCAGGACCCGCGGGTGACGTCGCATATCGACGACGGGCGCGCGTACCTGTCCCGGACGAACAAGAAGTACGACCTGATCCTGCTGGCGCTGCCGGACTCGCTGACGCTGGTGAACGGCGCGAGTTCGCTGCGCCTGGAGAGCTACCTGTTCACGAAGCAGGCGTTCGAGAGCGCTCGCGACCACCTCAATCCCGGTGGGGCGTTCGCGATGTACAACTACTACCGCGAGACCTGGCTGATCGACCGGCTCGCGTCGACGGCGCAGCAGGCGTTCGGGCACAAGCCGTGTGTGGACAAGATCGGCGACGGTCTGCAGCAGGCCGTGGTGACAGTCGGTCTGACCGAGCAGGACCAGACGTGTGCCGCCGAATGGCCCGGTCCGGCCGCGATCACGCCGCCGCCGGCCACGGACAACCGGCCGTTCCTCTACCTGTTCACGGACCGGATTCCTGGGCTGTACCTCGTGACACTGGGGCTGATCCTGGTCGCCGGTCTGGTCGGAGTCGGGATCGCGGGCGGCGGGTCGTCGTACCGGCGGATGCGTCCGTACGCGGATCTGTTCCTGCTGGGCGCGGGCTTCATGTTGCTGGAGACGAAGAGCATCACCGGGTTCGCGTTGCTGTTCGGTACGACGTGGGTCGTGAACGCGATCGTGTTCGCCGGCGTACTGGTGGCGGTGTTGGCCGCGGTCGAAGTGACGAGACGGTTCAAGACGCCACCGATCAAGGTGATGTTCGCCGTACTGTTCGGCGGGCTCGCGTTGTCGTGGGTCTTCCCGGACAGCTGGCTGCTCAGCATGCCGGTCGGGTTGCGGGTGATCGTCGCGGTGCTGATCGCGTTCACGCCGATCTTCGCCGCGAACGTGATCTTCGCCAAACGCTTCACCGACACCGCGGACGGCACGGCGTCGTTCGGCGCGAACCTGCTGGGCGCGATGCTCGGCGGCTGCCTCGAGTACGCCGCGCTGATCATCGGCTTCCACGGCCTGCTGATCATCGCCGCGCTGCTGTACGCCGGAGCCTTCCTGCTCACGCCCAAAGCCCGCTCGCTGGCCCGATGA
- a CDS encoding class I SAM-dependent methyltransferase, protein MSELADYYRNRAGEYDAVYDKPERQEDLARLRALLPPLVRGRSVLEVAAGTGYWTTALATTAASVLATDVNEETLAIARTRSYGPGEVRFQTADAYDLGAIEGRFDAIFAGFFWSHVLRADLRRFVAGLRERLEPGGVLILADNRYVEGSNYPITRTTAEGDTYQLRQLADGRTFEVLKNFPTREEFAAGVQPGEVEWTELTYFWLGTVC, encoded by the coding sequence ATGAGTGAGCTGGCGGACTACTACCGCAATCGTGCCGGCGAGTACGACGCGGTGTACGACAAGCCGGAACGGCAGGAGGACCTCGCCCGCCTGCGAGCCCTCCTGCCACCGCTCGTCCGCGGCCGGTCGGTGCTGGAAGTTGCCGCCGGCACCGGTTACTGGACGACCGCGTTGGCGACGACGGCCGCGTCAGTGCTGGCAACCGATGTGAACGAGGAGACGCTGGCCATCGCCCGGACGCGGTCCTACGGTCCGGGCGAGGTGCGATTTCAGACCGCTGACGCCTACGACCTCGGCGCGATCGAAGGGCGTTTCGACGCGATCTTCGCCGGCTTCTTCTGGTCGCACGTGCTTCGTGCCGACCTACGTCGCTTCGTCGCGGGTCTGCGGGAGCGGCTGGAGCCGGGCGGCGTGCTGATCCTCGCCGACAACCGGTACGTGGAGGGCAGCAACTATCCGATCACGCGGACCACTGCCGAGGGCGACACGTACCAGCTGCGGCAGTTGGCGGACGGGCGGACGTTCGAGGTGCTGAAGAACTTCCCGACCCGGGAGGAGTTCGCGGCCGGCGTGCAGCCGGGTGAGGTGGAGTGGACCGAGTTGACTTACTTCTGGCTGGGAACTGTCTGTTAG
- the galE gene encoding UDP-glucose 4-epimerase GalE, producing the protein MTWLVTGGAGYIGAHVVRAFRNDGIDVVVIDDLSSGKAEFVPDGVPFVRANLLDGTAVREALDGVDGVVHLAGFKYAGVSVDRPLHTYTQNVTAMVSLLEAMAERSVRNIVFSSSAGVYGTPKDEVVTEDTAPDPQSPYGESKLIGEWLLRDQAAATELHHTSLRYFNVVGSGDPTVYDASPYNLFPIVCNLLTQGKVPQIYGTDHPTPDGTSVKDYVHVADLARAHVAAARALESGKTLEPVYNLGSGTGTSVREIMDAARRVTGIDFTPTEGPRRPGDPSRVVANGDLAARDLAWKNTYTVDDMFATAWEAWPKG; encoded by the coding sequence ATGACGTGGCTCGTGACTGGTGGTGCCGGGTACATCGGGGCGCATGTGGTGCGTGCGTTCCGCAACGACGGGATCGACGTGGTCGTGATCGACGACCTGTCGAGCGGGAAGGCGGAGTTCGTCCCGGACGGTGTGCCGTTCGTGCGGGCGAACCTGCTGGACGGTACGGCGGTGCGCGAGGCGCTCGACGGCGTGGACGGCGTCGTACATCTCGCCGGGTTCAAGTACGCCGGGGTGTCGGTGGATCGGCCGCTGCACACCTACACCCAGAACGTGACCGCGATGGTGTCGCTGCTCGAGGCGATGGCGGAGAGGTCGGTGCGCAACATCGTCTTCTCGTCGAGCGCCGGTGTGTACGGAACGCCCAAGGACGAGGTCGTCACCGAGGACACCGCGCCCGACCCGCAGTCGCCGTACGGCGAGTCGAAGCTGATCGGCGAGTGGCTGCTCCGCGACCAGGCAGCCGCGACCGAGCTGCACCACACCTCGCTGCGCTACTTCAACGTGGTCGGGTCCGGCGATCCGACCGTGTACGACGCGAGCCCGTACAACCTGTTCCCGATCGTTTGCAACCTGCTGACCCAGGGCAAGGTGCCGCAGATCTACGGCACCGACCACCCGACCCCGGACGGCACGTCGGTCAAGGACTACGTGCACGTCGCCGACCTGGCCCGCGCCCACGTTGCCGCCGCCCGCGCGTTGGAGTCCGGTAAGACGCTCGAGCCCGTCTACAACCTGGGCAGCGGCACGGGTACGTCGGTCCGCGAGATCATGGACGCCGCCCGCCGGGTCACCGGCATCGACTTCACCCCGACGGAAGGCCCGCGCCGCCCTGGCGACCCGTCCCGCGTGGTCGCGAACGGCGATCTCGCCGCCCGCGACCTGGCGTGGAAGAACACCTACACGGTCGACGACATGTTCGCGACCGCGTGGGAGGCCTGGCCGAAGGGCTAG
- a CDS encoding SDR family NAD(P)-dependent oxidoreductase, which produces MRRFEGKVALVTAAAQGIGSAVARRLADEGASVVVTDLQLEKVGEVAAGIGEQALPLRVDVTSRDDVDAAVAAAVERFGRLDVVVNNAGGCIVSTAPEDTTPEEWHAQLDLTLVGASRCIQAALPQLVKNRGNVVTISSVNGLSAFGNVEYSAAKAGQVAMTVNYAARYGDLGVRFNVVAPGTIRTPNWDNQPGTLERFEKMYPLGRIGEPEDIAAAIAFLASDDASWITGHTLPVEGGVLTGPGMVDLSTHGPFKKEY; this is translated from the coding sequence GTGCGGCGGTTCGAAGGAAAGGTTGCGCTGGTCACGGCGGCGGCGCAGGGCATCGGGTCCGCGGTCGCGCGGCGGCTGGCCGACGAGGGCGCGTCCGTCGTGGTGACCGATCTCCAGCTGGAGAAGGTCGGCGAGGTCGCGGCCGGGATCGGCGAGCAGGCGCTACCGCTGCGCGTCGACGTGACGAGCCGGGACGACGTGGACGCGGCGGTCGCGGCCGCGGTCGAGCGGTTCGGCCGCCTCGACGTGGTCGTGAACAACGCCGGCGGCTGCATCGTGTCGACCGCGCCGGAGGACACGACCCCCGAGGAGTGGCACGCGCAGCTCGACCTGACCCTGGTCGGCGCCTCGCGGTGCATCCAGGCAGCGCTCCCGCAGCTGGTGAAGAACCGCGGCAACGTCGTCACGATCAGCTCGGTCAACGGGCTCAGTGCCTTCGGCAACGTCGAGTACTCCGCGGCCAAGGCCGGCCAGGTCGCGATGACGGTCAACTACGCGGCGCGGTACGGCGACCTCGGCGTCCGGTTCAACGTCGTTGCCCCAGGCACCATCCGGACGCCGAACTGGGACAACCAGCCCGGCACGCTCGAACGCTTCGAGAAGATGTACCCGCTCGGCCGCATCGGCGAGCCCGAGGACATCGCCGCCGCGATCGCGTTCCTCGCCTCCGACGACGCGTCCTGGATCACCGGCCACACCCTCCCGGTCGAGGGCGGCGTACTCACCGGCCCGGGCATGGTCGACCTCTCGACCCACGGCCCGTTCAAGAAGGAGTACTAG
- a CDS encoding TIGR03089 family protein, translating to MSRVLPELFAAAVRRDGGAPLLTYYDDATGERIELSAVTTANWVAKTANLLVDEYDLEAGETVAIGLPPHWLGVVWALSTWSVGAALTSKTGTLAITGPDFSVRGDRETVASALLPLGGRFREPLPDGIQDYGAEVYNHPDVFVPFDPPTPDSPAYDDLTHADLISTAEPIGDRILVQRTLTDRDGLGLLVGVIAGGGSIVLCRNLDAAKLERRVADEKVDRVVE from the coding sequence ATGTCACGAGTCCTCCCCGAGCTGTTCGCGGCCGCGGTCCGCCGGGACGGCGGCGCCCCGCTGCTCACCTACTACGACGACGCCACCGGCGAGCGGATCGAGCTGAGCGCGGTCACCACCGCGAACTGGGTCGCGAAGACCGCGAACCTGCTGGTCGACGAGTACGACCTGGAGGCCGGCGAGACCGTCGCGATCGGCCTCCCGCCGCACTGGCTCGGCGTCGTCTGGGCGCTGTCCACCTGGTCGGTCGGCGCCGCGCTGACCAGCAAGACCGGCACGCTCGCGATCACCGGCCCCGACTTCAGCGTCCGCGGCGACCGCGAGACCGTCGCCTCCGCCCTCCTGCCGCTCGGCGGCCGCTTCCGCGAGCCCCTCCCGGACGGGATCCAGGACTACGGCGCCGAGGTCTACAACCACCCCGACGTGTTCGTCCCGTTCGACCCGCCGACGCCCGATTCCCCGGCGTACGACGACCTCACGCACGCCGACCTGATCAGTACGGCGGAACCGATCGGCGACCGCATTCTGGTCCAGCGGACGCTCACGGACCGGGACGGTCTGGGACTGCTGGTCGGCGTGATCGCCGGAGGTGGTTCGATCGTGCTCTGCCGCAACCTGGACGCCGCCAAGCTTGAGCGCCGGGTCGCGGACGAGAAGGTCGACCGGGTAGTCGAGTGA